The Halomicronema hongdechloris C2206 genome includes a window with the following:
- a CDS encoding sulfotransferase family protein, with protein sequence MSTVPRPNLFIIGAMKAGTTSLHGYLNAHPDIVMSEPKEPCYFVHPQELNWPQIEQLQLWQNEAKYLALFPDATEAKVIGESSTPYAKFPAIGQIPERIARFNPEARFIYVLRDPIERTISHYLHEVRRGNEHRDMVTAISQNPLYTSVSDYDLQLRQYLNYFDLRQFLVLTFEAMTADTPGTIAQVFEWLGVDSSFQPPNLTSKAHVTPKTFYQKGRLYRLRYSWPWNQIAELLPNRVRKLGLKTLIREVDRDAELVHKQAVTDYLRPLQQSQVRRLSQLLNREFPEWSVLWGPDAGARRALRSVGE encoded by the coding sequence TTGAGTACTGTCCCGCGTCCTAATCTGTTTATCATTGGTGCCATGAAGGCTGGCACCACGTCCCTCCATGGCTATCTCAACGCCCATCCTGACATTGTCATGTCAGAGCCGAAGGAACCTTGCTATTTTGTTCATCCCCAGGAACTTAATTGGCCTCAGATTGAGCAGCTGCAGCTATGGCAAAACGAGGCCAAGTATCTGGCACTATTTCCCGACGCCACTGAGGCCAAAGTGATCGGAGAGTCCAGCACGCCCTATGCCAAGTTTCCTGCCATTGGCCAGATTCCAGAGCGCATTGCTCGGTTTAATCCAGAGGCCCGCTTCATCTATGTCCTTCGCGATCCGATCGAACGCACCATCAGCCATTATCTTCACGAAGTGCGTCGGGGCAATGAGCACCGAGATATGGTGACAGCGATTAGCCAAAATCCTCTGTACACCAGCGTTAGCGACTATGACCTACAGCTGCGTCAGTACTTGAATTACTTTGACTTGCGACAGTTTTTAGTCTTAACCTTCGAAGCCATGACGGCAGATACGCCTGGTACTATCGCCCAGGTCTTCGAGTGGTTAGGCGTTGATAGCTCCTTCCAGCCGCCTAATCTCACCAGTAAAGCCCACGTTACTCCTAAGACGTTCTATCAAAAAGGCAGGCTGTATCGGCTGAGATATTCCTGGCCCTGGAATCAAATAGCCGAGCTCTTGCCCAACCGAGTTAGAAAATTGGGACTCAAGACCCTGATTCGAGAGGTCGATCGTGATGCTGAGCTGGTACACAAGCAGGCGGTAACCGACTATCTCAGGCCACTCCAGCAATCCCAGGTACGACGACTCAGCCAATTGCTCAACCGAGAGTTTCCGGAGTGGTCCGTGCTCTGGGGCCCCGATGCAGGTGCCAGACGGGCTCTACGGTCAGTGGGGGAATAA
- the crtL gene encoding lycopene beta cyclase has product MFDVLVIGGGPAALSMAAALCGAGLQVQGLAPHPPSAPWPNTYGIWEDELETLGLSHLLGHRWQNCVAYFGSQALALPRVYGLIDKAQLQDHLLAQCQRGGVVWHQGFADSLEHDSQQARVTTQAGAALNARVVVDASGHKPIFVRRPQAWPVAYQAAYGIVGRFSAPPVAPHQFVLMDYRSDHLSADQRHQPPTFLYAMDLGDGIFFVEETSLAHCPAISFKTLEQRLRQRLAWQQVQVTEVHHIEHCLFPMNLPLPCLDQPVVGFGGAASMVHPATGYTLGAMLRRAPTLAQGIATGLDTCTTPHAVAQAAWQALWPSDRLRKHYLYLFGLQALMTFDEARLRHFFNTFFHLPQGDWAGFLADTLAPAQLVRAMLRLFGRAPNDVRVGLMGAVGRHGHLLWRAIRSSP; this is encoded by the coding sequence GTGTTTGATGTACTAGTGATTGGGGGAGGGCCTGCCGCCCTGAGTATGGCAGCCGCCCTCTGTGGGGCCGGACTCCAGGTGCAAGGGCTAGCGCCTCACCCGCCCTCGGCCCCTTGGCCCAATACCTATGGTATCTGGGAAGATGAGCTAGAGACCCTAGGTCTGAGTCACCTATTGGGCCATCGCTGGCAGAACTGTGTTGCCTATTTTGGCTCCCAAGCGCTGGCCCTGCCCCGAGTCTACGGCCTAATCGATAAGGCTCAGCTACAGGACCATTTGCTGGCGCAGTGTCAACGGGGAGGAGTGGTGTGGCACCAGGGCTTTGCTGACAGCCTGGAGCATGACTCTCAGCAGGCTCGGGTTACCACCCAGGCCGGGGCAGCCCTCAACGCTCGAGTGGTGGTGGATGCCAGTGGCCATAAGCCCATATTTGTCCGCCGTCCCCAGGCCTGGCCAGTCGCCTATCAAGCCGCCTACGGCATCGTGGGTCGGTTCTCAGCCCCACCGGTGGCGCCGCATCAATTTGTCCTGATGGACTACCGCAGTGATCACCTCTCCGCTGACCAGCGGCACCAGCCTCCTACCTTTCTCTATGCCATGGATCTGGGGGATGGCATCTTCTTCGTGGAAGAGACCTCCCTGGCCCACTGTCCTGCCATCTCGTTCAAGACGTTAGAGCAGCGCCTACGGCAACGCTTGGCCTGGCAGCAGGTGCAGGTCACAGAGGTGCATCACATCGAGCACTGCCTGTTTCCGATGAATCTGCCCTTACCCTGTTTAGACCAGCCGGTGGTGGGATTCGGTGGCGCCGCCAGCATGGTGCATCCGGCCACAGGCTATACCCTAGGGGCGATGTTGCGGCGGGCCCCAACCCTGGCTCAGGGCATTGCCACTGGCCTGGATACTTGCACGACTCCCCACGCCGTCGCCCAGGCAGCCTGGCAGGCCCTCTGGCCCAGCGATCGACTGCGTAAGCACTATCTCTATCTCTTTGGCCTGCAGGCCCTGATGACCTTTGACGAGGCCCGACTGCGCCATTTCTTCAATACCTTCTTCCATCTGCCCCAGGGGGATTGGGCGGGGTTCCTGGCCGATACCCTGGCACCAGCTCAGCTGGTGCGGGCCATGCTGCGACTATTTGGTCGGGCTCCCAATGATGTGCGGGTCGGGCTGATGGGAGCCGTGGGCCGGCACGGTCACCTGCTGTGGCGGGCGATACGCAGTTCCCCCTGA
- the obgE gene encoding GTPase ObgE, translated as MQFIDQAEISVKAGDGGDGLVAFRREKYVPAGGPAGGNGGHGGSVYLEAVDQLQTLLDVRYAHRFQAQNGQRGGPKNRTGASGADYVVQVPCGTVVYDADSNEYLGDLVTPQQRLCVAPGGKGGLGNRHFLSNRNRAPETALPGLPGEERRLRLELKLLAEVGIIGLPNAGKSTLIAALSAARPKIADYPFTTLIPNLGVVRRPSGDGTVFADIPGLIQGAHQGAGLGHEFLRHIERTRLLLHLVDATAADPVAHYQAIQQELAAYGRGLVERPQILALNKVDAVPQEILDELLPMLQAASGQPVQTISAVTQAGLDTLLQTVWQSLDRELVTDAVSAAP; from the coding sequence ATGCAGTTCATCGACCAGGCAGAAATCAGCGTCAAAGCCGGGGATGGTGGTGATGGGCTAGTCGCCTTTCGCCGCGAGAAATATGTCCCCGCCGGGGGACCCGCCGGCGGCAACGGTGGTCATGGTGGCTCTGTCTATCTAGAAGCGGTAGACCAGCTCCAGACCTTGCTGGATGTGCGCTATGCCCATCGCTTCCAAGCCCAAAATGGCCAGCGGGGCGGCCCCAAGAACCGCACCGGGGCCTCCGGTGCCGATTACGTAGTGCAGGTTCCCTGTGGCACCGTCGTCTACGATGCCGACAGCAATGAGTACTTGGGCGATCTAGTCACCCCCCAGCAACGGCTCTGCGTCGCCCCAGGCGGCAAGGGAGGGCTGGGTAACCGCCATTTCCTCAGTAACCGCAACCGCGCCCCGGAAACCGCCCTGCCCGGGCTGCCGGGAGAAGAACGGCGACTCCGGCTAGAACTCAAATTGCTGGCCGAGGTGGGCATCATTGGATTGCCCAACGCCGGTAAGTCCACCCTAATTGCCGCTCTCTCCGCCGCCCGCCCCAAGATTGCTGACTATCCCTTCACGACACTGATTCCCAATCTGGGGGTAGTGCGGCGGCCCAGTGGTGACGGTACCGTCTTCGCCGATATCCCCGGCCTGATCCAGGGGGCCCACCAGGGGGCCGGATTGGGCCACGAGTTTCTGCGCCACATCGAGCGCACCCGGCTGTTATTGCACCTGGTCGATGCTACTGCTGCCGATCCCGTAGCCCATTACCAGGCGATTCAGCAGGAGTTAGCCGCCTACGGCCGCGGCCTGGTAGAGCGGCCCCAGATCCTGGCCCTAAATAAAGTCGATGCCGTCCCCCAGGAGATCCTAGACGAGCTGCTGCCAATGTTGCAGGCCGCCAGTGGCCAGCCAGTCCAGACCATCTCAGCCGTGACCCAGGCGGGCCTAGACACCTTGCTGCAGACTGTCTGGCAATCATTAGATCGGGAGCTGGTCACTGATGCGGTGTCCGCCGCGCCCTAA
- a CDS encoding metallophosphoesterase family protein, with protein sequence MVFSDINSRYGSTHYRAEVEQAVQVMTDWQPDLILCAGDMVAGQSLSLTQAEITAMWAAFDQKVFAPLQATGIPFGFTLGNHDASSSRVQGQYAFAQERQLAAAYWRPRQDRLGLTYVDRAGFPFYYSFQQNDIFYLVWDASSATVSAPEIAWADRSLASTTAQRCRRRIVMGHLPLYAVSQGRDRTGEFLSQADRLQTLLERHNVHSYICGHHHAYYPAGSGPRTWLGRTDAAMQTLTVLDMFFPDFGPATTVYTTYDMGTRQVIELPQLPRQIVGPNGRLLRHDLTWSDLSQAEKNQPYVPSRH encoded by the coding sequence GTGGTCTTCAGCGATATCAACAGCCGCTATGGGTCTACCCACTATCGGGCCGAGGTGGAACAGGCGGTGCAGGTGATGACAGACTGGCAGCCCGATCTGATTCTCTGTGCTGGCGATATGGTGGCGGGGCAGAGCCTCTCCCTGACCCAGGCCGAGATTACAGCCATGTGGGCGGCCTTTGATCAGAAGGTCTTTGCTCCCCTGCAAGCCACTGGCATTCCCTTTGGCTTTACCCTGGGTAACCATGATGCCTCCAGTAGTCGGGTGCAGGGCCAGTATGCCTTCGCCCAAGAGCGGCAGCTAGCGGCGGCCTACTGGAGGCCCCGTCAAGATCGGCTAGGGCTGACCTATGTGGATCGAGCTGGATTCCCTTTCTATTACAGTTTCCAGCAAAATGACATTTTCTATCTGGTCTGGGATGCCTCCTCGGCGACGGTCTCGGCGCCAGAGATCGCCTGGGCTGACCGCAGTCTGGCTAGCACCACCGCCCAACGATGTCGGCGACGAATCGTCATGGGGCATTTACCCCTCTATGCCGTCTCCCAAGGACGCGATCGCACCGGCGAATTTTTATCCCAGGCCGATCGACTGCAGACGCTGCTGGAGCGCCATAACGTCCATAGCTATATCTGCGGCCATCACCACGCCTACTATCCCGCCGGCAGCGGCCCGCGCACCTGGCTAGGCCGCACCGATGCCGCCATGCAGACCTTGACCGTACTCGATATGTTTTTCCCTGACTTCGGGCCAGCCACCACGGTCTACACCACCTATGACATGGGCACCCGCCAGGTGATTGAGCTGCCACAACTGCCCCGTCAAATCGTCGGCCCCAATGGTCGTTTGCTCCGCCATGACCTGACCTGGTCAGATCTTTCCCAGGCCGAGAAAAATCAGCCCTACGTCCCTAGCCGGCATTGA
- a CDS encoding PD-(D/E)XK nuclease family protein: protein MQLPHYQAQTVRQQRRRLYSIAGRAYPGVTTILSATKPPEARVSLQKWRQAVGHETAHRITVQASSAGTRLHKYIAAHLRRETTALPNDLDDYWASIEPVLAETEEVLLVEGAVWHDQGFAGIPDALVRYRGQLCLCDWKTARRPKQPEWLQDYWLQVAAAYGAAVNQVYDDYGIRVEHALIAIALADQPAQTFWLTPQALEQYWQGFQQRLQQYQNRQRWGLI from the coding sequence ATGCAGCTGCCCCACTACCAGGCCCAGACCGTGCGCCAGCAGCGGCGCCGCCTCTATAGCATTGCTGGCCGTGCCTATCCCGGCGTCACTACCATCCTTTCGGCCACCAAACCCCCAGAGGCGCGGGTGTCTCTGCAGAAGTGGCGACAAGCCGTTGGTCACGAGACGGCCCACCGCATCACCGTCCAAGCCTCCTCTGCCGGCACCCGGCTGCACAAATACATCGCCGCCCACCTGCGCCGAGAGACGACGGCACTGCCTAATGATCTCGACGACTACTGGGCCTCCATAGAGCCGGTCTTGGCAGAGACCGAGGAGGTGCTACTGGTAGAGGGGGCGGTCTGGCATGATCAGGGGTTTGCCGGTATTCCCGACGCCCTGGTCAGGTATCGGGGCCAGCTCTGCCTCTGCGATTGGAAGACGGCCCGCCGACCCAAGCAGCCCGAATGGCTGCAAGACTATTGGCTGCAGGTAGCAGCCGCCTATGGAGCGGCGGTGAACCAGGTCTATGACGATTACGGCATCCGCGTAGAGCATGCCCTGATCGCCATCGCCCTGGCCGATCAACCCGCCCAGACCTTCTGGCTCACCCCCCAAGCCCTGGAGCAGTACTGGCAGGGGTTTCAACAGCGATTACAGCAATACCAGAACCGCCAGCGCTGGGGACTAATATAA
- a CDS encoding DUF4168 domain-containing protein, which yields MGRYGAALRSVTIASAVAMAAVASGLSWQPPTSTSLPTMVPATAWAQATVSDDEVMSYARAVLQMEGPRTTTYTEIKDLLMQVDVDINQIDMSCTSTRNLNRVPRRLRSQVRELLVNYCNRAQEIVEANGLTPQIASIPSPTLTARMRPWPIAFVASSCGCNNSN from the coding sequence ATGGGGCGCTACGGTGCTGCCCTGCGATCGGTAACGATAGCCAGCGCGGTGGCCATGGCGGCCGTGGCCTCGGGCCTGAGCTGGCAGCCCCCCACTTCCACTTCTCTGCCGACCATGGTGCCGGCGACGGCCTGGGCCCAGGCCACGGTGTCCGATGACGAGGTCATGAGCTATGCCCGGGCCGTATTGCAGATGGAAGGCCCCCGCACCACTACCTACACCGAGATCAAAGATTTGCTGATGCAGGTCGATGTCGACATTAACCAGATCGACATGAGCTGTACCAGTACTCGTAACCTAAATCGGGTGCCGCGGCGGCTGCGATCGCAAGTGCGGGAACTCCTGGTCAACTATTGCAACCGCGCCCAGGAAATCGTTGAAGCCAACGGCCTCACCCCCCAGATCGCTTCAATACCATCACCAACGCTCACCGCGAGGATGAGGCCCTGGCCAATCGCATTCGTCGCGTCCTCATGCGGCTGCAACAACAGTAATTAA
- the mtnA gene encoding S-methyl-5-thioribose-1-phosphate isomerase, with product MKNTALQRPQPVRWDHGTLYLLDQTRLPLETVIDPYTTVEQVWDAIRRLKVRGAPAIGIAGAYGLVLAMRSQQHLTHEDFLAQLDTQAAYLDSARPTAVNLHWALQRLLRQARQLHQQPVPEIYQALEQTAIQIHAEDRQLCRRIGDHGRPLIKTGMGILTHCNAGALATAELGTALAPLYLAHEAGVSFRVYADETRPLLQGARLTTWELQQAGIDVTLICDNMAATLMAQDCIDMVIVGTDRVAANGDVANKIGTLGVAILAQYFQIPFYVACPLLHHRLRHPSGEAIVIEERAQDEVTHLGQRRTAPVGMAVRNPAFDVTPHTLVGADHRARNLAASYGETLRAGLWPRSSRRLNQRFDASY from the coding sequence ATGAAAAACACTGCTCTGCAACGGCCGCAACCGGTCCGCTGGGACCATGGCACCCTCTACCTCCTGGACCAGACCCGCCTGCCCCTGGAGACCGTGATCGACCCCTATACCACCGTAGAGCAGGTGTGGGACGCGATTCGGCGGTTGAAGGTGCGGGGAGCTCCCGCCATCGGCATTGCCGGGGCCTATGGCTTGGTGCTGGCGATGCGATCGCAACAGCATCTTACCCATGAAGACTTTCTGGCTCAATTAGACACCCAGGCCGCCTACCTGGACAGCGCCCGGCCCACGGCAGTGAACCTACACTGGGCCTTACAGCGCTTGCTGAGGCAGGCCCGGCAGCTGCACCAGCAGCCTGTACCCGAGATCTATCAAGCCCTAGAGCAAACTGCCATCCAAATCCACGCGGAAGACCGGCAGCTCTGCCGCCGCATCGGTGACCATGGCCGTCCGTTGATCAAGACTGGCATGGGCATTCTCACCCATTGCAATGCCGGGGCCCTGGCCACCGCCGAACTGGGCACCGCCCTGGCCCCCCTCTATCTGGCCCACGAGGCTGGGGTATCCTTTCGGGTCTATGCCGACGAAACCCGCCCCCTGCTGCAGGGGGCCCGTCTCACCACCTGGGAACTCCAGCAGGCCGGCATTGATGTCACCTTGATCTGCGACAACATGGCCGCCACGCTCATGGCCCAGGACTGCATCGATATGGTCATCGTCGGCACCGACCGAGTGGCCGCCAACGGCGATGTGGCCAATAAGATCGGCACTCTGGGGGTGGCGATTCTGGCCCAATACTTTCAGATTCCCTTCTACGTCGCCTGTCCCTTACTCCACCATCGACTTCGACACCCCAGCGGCGAGGCCATCGTGATCGAGGAACGGGCGCAGGACGAGGTCACCCACCTCGGCCAGCGTCGCACCGCCCCGGTAGGAATGGCAGTGCGCAACCCCGCCTTTGACGTCACGCCCCATACCCTGGTGGGGGCTGATCACCGAGCGCGGAATCTTGCGGCCTCCTACGGCGAAACGCTGCGCGCAGGCCTATGGCCAAGAAGTTCACGGCGGCTTAACCAGAGATTTGATGCTAGCTACTAG
- a CDS encoding XisI protein: MDKLANYQQIIQQVLEEYGRVKPANGDIQVGICVDSKNHHYQVFHAGWNQHRRIFGPLLHIDLIDDKVWIQYDGTETGVANELVNLGIPKSDIVLAYHAPFMRQYDGFAVG; this comes from the coding sequence GTGGATAAATTAGCAAATTATCAACAAATAATTCAGCAGGTGCTGGAAGAATATGGTCGAGTTAAACCTGCCAATGGTGATATTCAGGTCGGCATATGCGTTGACAGCAAGAACCATCACTATCAAGTATTCCATGCGGGCTGGAATCAGCATCGACGTATTTTTGGACCATTGCTTCACATCGATTTGATTGATGACAAAGTCTGGATTCAATATGACGGCACAGAAACTGGAGTGGCCAATGAATTAGTAAACCTAGGAATCCCCAAAAGTGACATTGTCTTGGCCTATCACGCGCCGTTTATGCGTCAGTATGATGGCTTCGCTGTGGGATGA